CTTACCACACACTGCAAACGGACCTGAAGAATGCCGGTGCCAACTGGACCGATGAAGAAGTAGTGGTGGACCAGGGCCTGGTCACCAGCCGCAATCCCGATGATCTTCCGGCGTTTAACAGCAAGCTGGTCGAGGAGATTTCCGAGGGCGAGCACGCGGGCCAGACAGCCTAAAACCCAGTTGTTCCCTCAGGGTTCAAGAAAAATCCAGCGAGGAGGAATTACTCCAAGCGGTAGAGTGTTGGAGACTGCAGCGGCATTGACCGCGCACCACTCACTTTCACAACTCCCTGAGGGAACACGCATGTCTACCGAAGTCTCTCCGAACGCCAGCGGCAAGTCCGTCCAAACCGAAGGAACCAAGCCCGCCGCGCCGGAGAAGATGTCCCGCGAATCGGTGACGGTCATCAGCACGCTGCTGGTGGCGACGTTTGTGGTGATCCTCAACGAGACCATCATGAACGTCGCCCTGCAGCGGCTCATGGTGGACCTCCAGGTGGACGCACCCACCGTCCAGTGGCTCTCCACCGGTTTTATGCTCACCATGGCCGTGGTCATTCCCACCACGGGTTTCATCCTGCAGACCCTGTCCACCCGGGCAGTGTTCATGCTCGCCATGGGCCTTTTTGCCGGCGGTACTGCACTTGCCGCAGTGGCTCCCGGGTTCGAGATCCTGCTGCTGGCGCGCATTGTCCAGGCTGGCGGCACCGCGATTATGCTGCCCTTGCTGATGACTACCATCCTCACCTTGGTCCCCCTGGCCAAGCGGGGTGCCGTGATGGGCAACGTCAGCATCGCCATTTCCGTTGCACCCGCCATGGGCCCCACGGTTTCCGGGCTGATCCTTGAGCACTTCACGTGGCGCTTCATGTTTGTGTTCGTCCTCCCGGTGGCCCTCGCCGCCCTCGCCATCGGCGCGAAGTACCTGACCAACATCGGCGAGACCGAAAAGACCAAGCTCGATGCCCTTTCGGTCATTCTTACCGTCCCCGCATTCGGCGGCCTGGTTTACGGGCTTAGCCAGATCGGCGGCGGCCACGGCGGCCAGTCCGGGCCGGGTGTGGTTGCGATCGCCGCGCTGGTGATCGGCGTCGCAAGCCTCGCGGTCTTTGTCCTCCGCCAGCTCCGCCTGCAGAAGGCCGAAGCTCCGCTGCTGGATCTGCGCGCGTTCAACTTCCGCATGTTCACGGTCTCGGTCCTGCTGATGGTGGTGGCCATGATGGCACTATTCGGCGGCGTCATCCTGCTGCCGCTGTACCTGCAGGAAATCCGTGGCCTGGGCTCCCTCGAGACCGGCCTGGCGCTGCTGCCCGGCGGCCTGGCAATGGGCCTGCTGGGCCCCGTCATTGGCCGGTTGTTCGACAAGGTAGGACCGCTGCCGCTCACCGTCACCGGTTCAGTCCTGATGGTG
This genomic interval from Arthrobacter sp. SLBN-100 contains the following:
- a CDS encoding DHA2 family efflux MFS transporter permease subunit — protein: MSTEVSPNASGKSVQTEGTKPAAPEKMSRESVTVISTLLVATFVVILNETIMNVALQRLMVDLQVDAPTVQWLSTGFMLTMAVVIPTTGFILQTLSTRAVFMLAMGLFAGGTALAAVAPGFEILLLARIVQAGGTAIMLPLLMTTILTLVPLAKRGAVMGNVSIAISVAPAMGPTVSGLILEHFTWRFMFVFVLPVALAALAIGAKYLTNIGETEKTKLDALSVILTVPAFGGLVYGLSQIGGGHGGQSGPGVVAIAALVIGVASLAVFVLRQLRLQKAEAPLLDLRAFNFRMFTVSVLLMVVAMMALFGGVILLPLYLQEIRGLGSLETGLALLPGGLAMGLLGPVIGRLFDKVGPLPLTVTGSVLMVVALWQFSMLDAGTSVTWIITLHVGLSFGLALLFTPAFTTGLNPLPPHLYSHGSAIMSTTQQVAGAAGTALLVSIFAVVSAASGLVAGMSAAFLTATVIAFAAVVLSAMMRKTEGAGPGHGAH